The DNA sequence ATATAGGATACGAAACCGGCAACGCCCGAATTCCGATTGTTCCCGGTGCGGTAATCTACGATATTAGCGAAGATAAAAATTCGGCAATTCCCACGGCGGAAATGGCGTATGAAGCATCTGAAGCGGCAAAATCTGAATACACCGGGGAAGGCACGGTTGGGGTGGGAACGGGCGCGACAGTTGGAAATATGTTCGGTCCGGAACTTACCCGGCGTGGCGGGCTGGCAACGCTTTCAGATACGACACCTGACGGAATTACCGTTGGCGTACTCCTGGTGGCGAATCCGTTTGGCGGTATTTTCAGTCCCTGGGAAAATCGCTGGCTTGTCGGGCATGAGAAAACGGAGGAATCGCTGCTCTATAAGAAGCCAGAAGATCTCTGGACCTCAAACACAACGCTTATTGCCGTTGCTACAGACGCCCAGCTGACCAAGGAGCAGTGCATCAAGGTTTCGCAGATGGCACAGGACGGTTTGGCGCGGGTGGTTTCGCCGGCTCATTCCATGTTCGACGGCGATCTCTCGGTGACGGCATCTCTGGGAGAAAAACAGGGCGAAATCAACGGTATTGGTCACCTGGCTGCAGAACTAACCTCAAAATGCATTATACGTGCTGTGGAACTCTCCAATGATACTGACGTTTTATCATAGGCAATAACGGCTAACATATACTGTAAGGAACGGACAGCAGATGAACGAAAAGAAGAATTCAGAGCACCAGAAGTCGGTTTCGACACCACCGCAACCGTCAAGAAAAGAACGGATAATCCGTGAAGTCAAATCTATCGCGCTGATTATCATTATTGCGCTGTTTGTCCGTTCAACAATTATCGAGGCGTATCAGGTGCCGACCGGTTCTATGGAAAATACCATACTGGTCGGAGATTTTATCCTCGGGAACAAGTTCATTTACGGTGTCAGGACGCCGGACTGGTTCGGAATTCCGTTTACCAAGGTCGGTTTTCATGTGCCAAACTGGAGAACGCCACCGCTGGATGCGCCGGAGCAGGGGGACGTAGTCATTTTTCAGTATCCACTGGACGATCGGGTCAATTACATTAAGCGTCTGGTTGCATTACCCGGACAAACGCTGGAGGTGCGGGATAAAGTCCTCTATGTGGACGGAGAGAAGTTTGACAACGCCGAGGGAACAAAATTCACCACCAACCACGTGCGTCCAGATCAGTGGCAGGAACCCAACATTTTTCCTCCGGGCTATGGGAATAAGGATAATTACGGGCCGCTTACGATTCCGAAAGAGGGGATGACGTACAATTTTGGTCAGGATAATACGGCGCTGATACGATACCTGATTGAGCAGGATGGTCACGAGTTTGCCCATTCCGGGGGGCGGTATTATGTGGACGACGAACCAGCAAACAGTTACACCGTGGAACAGGATTACTATTTTATGATGGGCGATAACCGTGACAATAGCTGGGACAGCCGTTATTGGGGACCGGTTCCTGCGGACAATATTCTGGGAGAGGGGATGATTACATATTTCTCATGGAATAAAAACGTGCCGCTGTATCGGCTGGGCGACAAAATTCGGTGGGGCCGGATTGGCGATTTGGTGAATTGAACGTATGCATAATAAACGGTGATTAAATCATTTCAGCCGCGGAGAGATAAAAAGAAAACACGAAGAGGTTGTCTATAAATAATTTTGGCGCAAGATCTAAAAATTTTTTCTAAAGTGGCAGTATATAAAATCTTGTGAATAATTCAGAGAAAGAACGCACACGTAACACAGAGCCGGTCAGCCTGTATTTCCACATTCCGTTTTGTAAGGTCAAGTGTATTTATTGCGATTTTTATTCGGTCGTCGACCGGGATGAGCAGATTCCCATGTTCACTGAAGCACTTATCCGCGAATTTCAACGCAACAAACCTCCCGTTAATGATTACGACGAAGTTGAAACGCTCTACCTGGGAGGCGGCACACCATCGATGCTGTCCGGATCACAATTGGAGCAAATACTGGAAGCCATATCCCGGGAGATTCACTTCGCAGAGGACATCGAAATTACATTAGAGGCTAATCCTGGCGAAGTGGATTATGATCGGCTCGCGGCGTACCGATCGCTCGGAGTGAACCGGGTCAGCTTTGGGATCCAATCCTTTGACAATGCACAATTGGAACGGTTAGGCAGATGGCATCGCGCACATCAAAATATACCCAGTGTGGAAATGGCCAGAGAAGCCGGTTTCAACAATATCAATGTGGATCTGATATTTCATCTCCCCGAGCAATCGCTTGACAATTTTCTGCGGGATCTCCGGAAAATGTTAGAATTGGAAACGGAGCACATCTCTATCTATAGTTTGACTGTTGAACAAGGGACCCCGTTATTTCGATATGTTGAGGATGGACGGATAGAAATGACCTCCGACCAACTGGACGCGGAAATGTACATGATTCTTTGCGAAAAGATGCATGATGCCGGCTTCGAACATTACGAGGTGTCGAACTTCGGAAAGCCCGGGTATCATAGCCGGCATAATTCCAACTATTGGAATGGCCGCCATTATTACAGTTACGGACCATCTGCACACTCATACAACGGGGAATATCGCTGGTGGAATGTCCGGGATCTCAGCAAATATCTGACCTTGGTCCGTAATAATGGTTCACCGATTGAAGACCGTGAATACCTTGACCCGGAAACACGGAAAAATGAATACCTGCTTACCCGATTACGGACGAACCACGGAATTCGCTTTGCAGAATGGGAATCACTTTTTAACGAGCCATTCCCGGAATCATTACGCAGTTATTTCCGGGGATTAATTGACCAATATCCTGGCTGGATC is a window from the Candidatus Neomarinimicrobiota bacterium genome containing:
- a CDS encoding P1 family peptidase, which gives rise to MAGITDVTGVIVGHSTNTDDNTGCTVILFEDGAVAGADVRGSATGTVEIEVLKPVRLVPKINGLFFTGGSALGLPAVKGVLDFLRENDIGYETGNARIPIVPGAVIYDISEDKNSAIPTAEMAYEASEAAKSEYTGEGTVGVGTGATVGNMFGPELTRRGGLATLSDTTPDGITVGVLLVANPFGGIFSPWENRWLVGHEKTEESLLYKKPEDLWTSNTTLIAVATDAQLTKEQCIKVSQMAQDGLARVVSPAHSMFDGDLSVTASLGEKQGEINGIGHLAAELTSKCIIRAVELSNDTDVLS
- the hemW gene encoding radical SAM family heme chaperone HemW, with translation MNNSEKERTRNTEPVSLYFHIPFCKVKCIYCDFYSVVDRDEQIPMFTEALIREFQRNKPPVNDYDEVETLYLGGGTPSMLSGSQLEQILEAISREIHFAEDIEITLEANPGEVDYDRLAAYRSLGVNRVSFGIQSFDNAQLERLGRWHRAHQNIPSVEMAREAGFNNINVDLIFHLPEQSLDNFLRDLRKMLELETEHISIYSLTVEQGTPLFRYVEDGRIEMTSDQLDAEMYMILCEKMHDAGFEHYEVSNFGKPGYHSRHNSNYWNGRHYYSYGPSAHSYNGEYRWWNVRDLSKYLTLVRNNGSPIEDREYLDPETRKNEYLLTRLRTNHGIRFAEWESLFNEPFPESLRSYFRGLIDQYPGWIDEHTDGISLTETGWLFTDSIVDGGITHLEAA
- the lepB gene encoding signal peptidase I, whose product is MNEKKNSEHQKSVSTPPQPSRKERIIREVKSIALIIIIALFVRSTIIEAYQVPTGSMENTILVGDFILGNKFIYGVRTPDWFGIPFTKVGFHVPNWRTPPLDAPEQGDVVIFQYPLDDRVNYIKRLVALPGQTLEVRDKVLYVDGEKFDNAEGTKFTTNHVRPDQWQEPNIFPPGYGNKDNYGPLTIPKEGMTYNFGQDNTALIRYLIEQDGHEFAHSGGRYYVDDEPANSYTVEQDYYFMMGDNRDNSWDSRYWGPVPADNILGEGMITYFSWNKNVPLYRLGDKIRWGRIGDLVN